A window of the Deltaproteobacteria bacterium genome harbors these coding sequences:
- a CDS encoding 30S ribosomal protein S18, producing MEDRNNDSREDRGGRRGDSQPMFARRRRPRPSSDLVFDYKDVEFLKQFVSEHGKIVPRRISHLSAKQQRSLRSAVKNARKLALLPYTNR from the coding sequence ATGGAAGACAGAAATAACGATTCAAGAGAAGACCGCGGCGGACGCCGTGGAGATTCACAACCTATGTTTGCACGACGTCGTCGTCCTCGCCCATCAAGCGATTTGGTGTTCGATTACAAAGACGTTGAATTTTTAAAGCAGTTCGTATCTGAGCACGGCAAGATTGTTCCACGCCGAATCAGTCACTTATCTGCGAAGCAGCAGCGCTCTTTGCGTTCTGCAGTGAAGAACGCTCGTAAATTAGCGCTTCTTCCTTACACAAACCGTTAA
- the rpsN gene encoding 30S ribosomal protein S14: MAKTSQIHRNLKRQKTAARFAAKRKELKEIIRNPQSSEAEKAEAQLQMQAQPRDASATRIRNRCRISGRARGYYRKFQISRIALREMALRGELPGVVKASW; the protein is encoded by the coding sequence ATGGCTAAGACGAGTCAAATACATCGTAATCTGAAGCGGCAGAAAACTGCAGCTCGGTTCGCGGCGAAGCGCAAAGAACTGAAAGAAATCATTCGTAACCCACAAAGCTCTGAAGCAGAGAAGGCAGAAGCACAGCTTCAAATGCAAGCTCAGCCTCGTGATGCAAGCGCAACGCGTATTCGTAACCGTTGCCGAATTAGTGGGCGAGCTCGCGGTTATTACCGTAAGTTTCAAATCTCACGTATTGCCCTTCGTGAAATGGCTCTGCGCGGCGAATTGCCTGGCGTAGTCAAGGCTAGCTGGTAA
- a CDS encoding type B 50S ribosomal protein L31 — MKDGIHPKLNNVIFRDASTGDEIMSRSTQSSGEKRDVDGVSHFVINCDITAFSHPFYTGSQRLMDTEGRVDRFRRKYGKK, encoded by the coding sequence ATGAAAGACGGTATTCATCCAAAACTAAATAATGTCATCTTCCGTGACGCATCAACTGGCGATGAAATCATGTCACGCTCCACTCAAAGCAGTGGTGAAAAGCGCGACGTCGATGGTGTGAGCCACTTCGTAATCAACTGTGATATTACGGCCTTTTCACACCCCTTCTACACCGGTAGTCAGCGTCTCATGGATACTGAAGGTCGCGTAGACCGCTTCCGCCGTAAGTACGGTAAGAAGTAA
- a CDS encoding histidine phosphatase family protein: protein MTDLLLIRHGRTFWNSEGRFQGQLNSDLNEIGQVQVASLGTRFEGQVLDHVFSSDLGRAWQTAEALTKSHALEIQADASLRERGMGVFEGLTQPEIQASHPEAWKSFLDREPSCSIPGGESINDVLSRSDKFLENIAQNYEGKRIAAVTHGGWIRVVLKGLLGMDQKVTTRFKVFNTSIHHLKFVEGNWWVMGMGDVSHVDESLLQTSVSYAL, encoded by the coding sequence ATGACTGACCTATTATTGATTCGCCATGGCCGTACCTTCTGGAATTCAGAGGGGCGTTTTCAGGGACAACTAAACAGCGATCTGAATGAGATTGGCCAAGTTCAGGTTGCCTCCTTGGGTACACGTTTTGAGGGCCAGGTGTTGGACCACGTTTTTTCGAGCGATTTGGGACGAGCTTGGCAAACTGCTGAGGCGTTAACGAAAAGCCATGCTCTTGAAATTCAGGCGGACGCCTCACTTCGTGAAAGGGGCATGGGTGTTTTTGAAGGCTTAACTCAACCGGAGATTCAGGCATCCCATCCAGAAGCATGGAAGTCTTTTTTAGATAGAGAGCCAAGCTGCTCTATCCCTGGCGGTGAAAGTATCAACGATGTGCTCAGCCGTTCTGATAAGTTTTTGGAGAATATTGCTCAAAATTATGAAGGCAAGCGGATTGCGGCGGTGACCCACGGTGGTTGGATTCGAGTGGTGCTCAAAGGCTTGCTCGGGATGGACCAAAAGGTCACGACTCGGTTCAAGGTTTTCAATACCAGTATTCACCATTTGAAGTTTGTTGAAGGTAACTGGTGGGTGATGGGTATGGGAGACGTCTCTCATGTTGATGAAAGCTTGCTGCAAACATCTGTTTCCTACGCTCTTTAG
- the rpmG gene encoding 50S ribosomal protein L33 → MREKTRLLSTAGTGYSYYTTKNKKATPDKLVFKKYDPIVRKHVEFKEAKMPSHSKR, encoded by the coding sequence ATGCGAGAAAAAACCCGATTGCTTTCAACTGCCGGTACTGGCTACAGCTACTACACGACAAAGAACAAAAAAGCGACACCAGACAAATTGGTCTTCAAAAAGTATGACCCTATCGTGCGTAAGCACGTAGAGTTCAAAGAAGCCAAAATGCCTAGCCACAGTAAGCGCTAA
- the rpmB gene encoding 50S ribosomal protein L28, with protein MSRVCQVTGKKPMFGNNVSHSNIKTRMRQLPNIQKRRFWVEAEQRWVQLTVSAKGIKVINKRGINSVLKDIRARGERIK; from the coding sequence ATGTCTCGAGTGTGTCAAGTGACAGGGAAGAAGCCGATGTTCGGCAACAACGTGTCCCACTCAAATATCAAGACCCGTATGCGTCAACTTCCAAATATTCAAAAGCGTCGCTTTTGGGTGGAAGCTGAGCAACGTTGGGTTCAACTGACTGTTAGTGCCAAGGGCATTAAGGTTATTAACAAACGCGGTATCAACAGTGTGCTTAAGGACATCCGAGCACGCGGTGAACGTATCAAGTAA
- a CDS encoding leucine--tRNA ligase gives MRYEPAEIEPRWQKAWDEQEPFKTPTSLEELGDKPKYYILDMFPYPSGAGLHVGHPEGYTATDVLARLKRMQGHNVLHPMGWDAFGLPAERAAMRENIHPAIITKRNVDNFRRQIKRLGFSYDWNREVSTTDPEYYKWTQWIFLKLYEKDLAYLAEVPVNWCPALGTVLANEEVKDGKYVETGDPVERRNMKQWMLKITAYAERLIEDLDLLDWPDHVKEMQRNWIGKSTGADIQFKVQNEGGAFTVYTTRPDTLMGATYCVLAPEHPLVLNIATDGQREAVTGYVTEAKGKTDLARTDLNKGKSGVFTGAYAVHPVTGQNVPIWVADYVLMSYGTGAIMAVPAHDERDHEFASKYSIPIVEVVSGGEDVQKQAYSGDGVLVNSDFLNGLGVDEAKTKMLDWLVDNDRGIKRVQYRLRDWLFSRQRYWGEPFPLIHMEDGTSMPIPEDQLPVELPPVDEYKPREDGEPPLSRAGDTWLKVELPDGRVGYRETNTMPQWAGSCWYYLRYIDPKNAEEAWNKALEDYWMPVDLYVGGVEHAVLHLLYSRFWHKVLYDCGLVSTKEPFQKLFNQGMILAYSFRDENGKYYSPEDVDNSGDKPVAKGTGLALDSKIEKMSKSRLNVVSPDEVIDQYGADAMRLYELFMGPLEQVKPWQMSGVDGVSRFLQRVWRLAVDENSGELQSRLTDSPGSSEGELWKTLHKTIKKVVEDTEAMRFNTAISQMMIFVNEATSSKTLPRETLSLFTRVLAPYAPHVCEEIWNRLGSEGLVSIADFPAHDEALCTEDTITLIIQVNGKKRDTLDAPKDASKQELEKLALASPNAVKFLDGKEPKRVIVVPGRLVNIVI, from the coding sequence GCTATACCGCCACAGACGTCCTCGCTCGCTTAAAGCGTATGCAAGGCCACAATGTACTCCACCCAATGGGTTGGGATGCCTTTGGTCTTCCGGCAGAGCGCGCGGCTATGCGTGAAAACATTCACCCAGCGATTATCACGAAGCGAAACGTTGATAACTTTCGCCGTCAGATCAAACGACTTGGTTTTTCATACGATTGGAATCGCGAAGTTTCGACCACCGATCCTGAATACTACAAGTGGACTCAGTGGATCTTCTTGAAGCTCTACGAAAAAGACCTCGCATACCTTGCGGAAGTACCAGTCAACTGGTGTCCTGCACTTGGTACGGTCCTGGCTAACGAAGAAGTTAAAGACGGTAAATACGTTGAAACGGGAGATCCGGTAGAGCGTCGCAATATGAAGCAGTGGATGCTTAAAATCACTGCGTACGCAGAGCGGCTTATCGAAGACCTCGACCTGCTTGACTGGCCAGATCACGTTAAAGAAATGCAGCGTAACTGGATTGGTAAAAGCACGGGTGCAGACATCCAGTTCAAGGTCCAGAATGAGGGCGGAGCATTCACGGTTTATACCACTCGCCCCGATACCCTGATGGGAGCAACCTACTGCGTATTGGCACCTGAACACCCACTCGTTCTTAACATTGCAACCGACGGCCAACGCGAAGCTGTTACAGGCTATGTCACCGAGGCTAAGGGTAAGACAGATCTCGCTCGAACTGACCTCAATAAAGGAAAGTCTGGCGTGTTCACGGGTGCCTATGCAGTGCATCCTGTTACCGGTCAGAACGTCCCTATCTGGGTCGCTGATTACGTTTTAATGAGCTACGGAACCGGTGCCATCATGGCCGTTCCAGCCCACGATGAGCGCGACCATGAGTTTGCAAGCAAGTACAGTATTCCGATCGTTGAAGTCGTCTCCGGCGGCGAAGATGTGCAGAAACAAGCCTATTCAGGCGACGGTGTGCTCGTAAACTCCGACTTTCTCAACGGACTCGGTGTCGATGAAGCCAAAACCAAAATGCTTGATTGGCTCGTCGACAACGACCGAGGCATTAAGCGCGTTCAATACCGCCTGCGCGACTGGTTATTCTCTCGCCAACGCTATTGGGGAGAGCCCTTCCCGCTTATTCATATGGAAGATGGCACCTCGATGCCTATCCCAGAAGACCAACTTCCGGTCGAGCTGCCACCCGTTGATGAGTACAAGCCCCGCGAAGACGGTGAGCCGCCTCTGTCTCGAGCAGGCGATACTTGGCTTAAGGTCGAACTTCCAGATGGTCGTGTAGGCTACCGGGAAACCAACACCATGCCGCAGTGGGCAGGTTCTTGTTGGTATTACCTACGCTACATCGATCCCAAGAACGCTGAAGAAGCTTGGAACAAGGCATTAGAAGACTACTGGATGCCAGTGGACCTTTACGTAGGTGGTGTGGAGCACGCCGTACTGCACCTTCTCTACTCACGCTTCTGGCATAAAGTGCTTTATGATTGCGGTCTGGTAAGTACCAAAGAGCCATTTCAAAAGCTCTTTAATCAGGGAATGATTCTGGCGTACAGCTTCAGAGATGAAAACGGTAAGTATTACTCTCCAGAAGATGTAGACAATTCAGGCGATAAGCCCGTCGCCAAAGGTACAGGCTTAGCACTCGATTCTAAAATCGAGAAAATGAGTAAGTCACGGCTCAATGTCGTCAGTCCAGATGAAGTCATCGACCAGTACGGCGCAGATGCCATGCGACTCTATGAGTTGTTTATGGGACCGCTTGAGCAGGTCAAACCATGGCAAATGTCTGGTGTTGACGGCGTTTCTCGCTTCTTGCAGCGTGTTTGGCGTCTTGCGGTTGATGAGAACAGCGGCGAATTACAAAGCCGCTTAACAGATTCTCCAGGTAGCTCCGAAGGCGAGCTATGGAAGACGCTGCATAAAACCATCAAGAAGGTTGTCGAGGATACTGAAGCCATGCGCTTTAATACCGCCATCAGCCAAATGATGATTTTCGTGAATGAAGCGACCAGCAGTAAAACCCTTCCACGGGAAACACTAAGCCTCTTCACCCGCGTACTGGCTCCTTATGCGCCGCATGTATGTGAAGAAATCTGGAATCGTCTAGGTTCCGAAGGCCTCGTCTCCATCGCCGATTTCCCGGCACATGATGAAGCACTTTGCACCGAAGACACCATTACTCTCATCATTCAGGTGAATGGTAAGAAACGTGACACTTTGGATGCGCCGAAGGATGCATCCAAGCAAGAACTTGAAAAGCTGGCACTGGCTTCGCCTAACGCGGTGAAATTTCTAGACGGTAAAGAGCCCAAGCGGGTGATTGTTGTTCCAGGAAGACTTGTGAACATCGTTATCTAA